One Papaver somniferum cultivar HN1 chromosome 10, ASM357369v1, whole genome shotgun sequence genomic window carries:
- the LOC113318643 gene encoding uncharacterized protein LOC113318643 isoform X1 — protein sequence MSLRDNIYQSSLTSLLGKYRKEIVQEKIYEHQVCRSAVIRVYKLEGGVLWSHVYSLMVIFFIVKRYDLLEIFMIFTEQISQIIANMGKESSKVRIDEYLSIIIIFDRGKLLYDTSSSGYELENRVSHTMLLVWKGKLKSENFLCYPCCCFFDLRAQCINPLSFNISGVHSHGLFRVYLHFSVYQLLQLGPDGDVCFYRFSTQLLKILISDSDQVEFHVFSLVVSLTNLIRSPIKLLRMRLNLVKMPQIGGILGYSYGPRMFDRGKDCGICRSGNYVYDLTLESGYCSELLLDYLCVFLLGIYGDTHNASVFGGEMTQIGNAHMAILRLQLTRDIVLLL from the exons ATGTCACTGAGGGACAATATATACCAGAGTAGTTTAACCTCTTTGTTGGGTAAATACCGTAAAGAAATTGTTCAAGAGAAGATTTATGAACA TCAAGTCTGTCGTTCAGCAGTGATTAGAGTGTATAAACTAGAAGGTGGTGTTCTTTGGTCCCATGTCTATTCTCTTATGGTGATATTCTTCAttgttaagaggtatgatttacttgaaatatttatgattttcactGAGCAGATTTCTCAAATAATTGCTAACATGGGTAAGGAAAGTTCGAAAGTCAGGATTGATGAATACTTATCCattatcatcatatttgatcgaGGAAAGTTGTTATATGATACAAGTAGTAGTGGTTACGAACTGGAGAATCGTGTCAGCCATACTATGCTCCTCGTATGGAAAGGGAAACTAAAGAGCGAAAATTTTCTCTGTTATCCTTGTTGTTGCTTTTTCGATCTCAGAGCTCAATGCATAAATCCACTTTCGTTCAATATTTCAGGTGTGCACTCTCATGGGTTATTTCGTGTGTATCTTCATTTTTCTGTTTATCAACTGCTGCAGCTAGGTCCTGATGGTGATGTTTGTTTTTATCGATTTTCTACCCAATTGCTTAAAATCTTGATTTCAGATAGTGATCAGGTAGAGTTCCATGTTTTTTCTCTTGTGGTGAgtcttacaaatctcataagaAGCCCTATCAAGCTTCTAAGAATGCGTTTAAATTTAGTGAAAATGCCACAGATAGGTGGTATTCTCGGTTATAGTTATGGTCCAAGGATGTTTGACCGTGGTAAAGATTGTGGAATATGTAGAAGTGGGAATTATGTTTATGATCTAACTCTGGAATCTGGGTACTGCTCTGAATTGTTACTTGACTATTTGTGTGTCTTTTTGTTGGGTATATATGGTGATACTCATAATGCTAGTGTATTTGGTGGTGAAATGACGCAGATAGGCAATGCTCACATGGCTATATTGAGACTCCAATTGACAAGGGACATCGTGTTACTTCTATAA
- the LOC113316675 gene encoding uncharacterized protein LOC113316675 yields the protein MAVILLYVDDIIMTCSSPTLSDHIVNFLMQIYPVKNLGSLHCFLGIKATFQNNSQQLLLTQKKYTLQLLQKYDLLNYKSSKTPITKGTRLSISTGVLLSDATEYRRMVGALQYLTMTRPDICFSVNYVAQFMQSPTDEHLFLVKRILRYLKGIVGTGVLLFAGDISSISAYSDSNWEGCPDTKRSTSGMCVFLGSSLVSWSSKKHPTISKHNTSLWILLQQRCPATNPVFHARTKHIEIDYHFIRELVSSGFPQVSYVSSANQIADLFTKGLVLCVFLSLAGKLLYLHQYQLEWGCKDSEMSESCYV from the exons ATGGCTGTAATTCTactttatgtggatgatattatcaTGACTTGTTCTTCTCCAACACTGAGTGATCATATTGTTAATTTTCTTATGCAAATATATCCAGTGAAAAATTTGGGTTCTTTGCATTGTTTCTTGGGAATAAAAGCAACATTTCAGAACAACTCTCAGCAGCTCTTGTTGACTCAGAAGAAGTATACACTGCAATTGTTGCAGAAATATGATCTTCTGAATTATAAGTCTTCCAAAACACCAATTACAAAGGGTACAAGGCTATCTATCTCTACTGGTGTTCTTCTGTCAGATGCTACTGAGTATAGAAGAATGGTGGGGGCTCTGCAATATCTTACAATGACAAGGCCTGACATATGTTTCAGTGTGAATTATGTTGCACAATTCATGCAGTCTCCAACTGATGAACATTTATTTCTAGTCAAAAGAATACTAAGGTACTTGAAAGGTATTGTTGGTACTGGAGTATTGCTCTTCGCTGGTGATATTAGTTCTATTTCTGCGTACTCAGATTCAAATTGGGAAGGATGCCCAGACACAAAAAGGTCTACCTCTGGAATGTGTGTCTTCTTAGGATCATCTTTGGTGTCATGGTCTTCAAAAAAGCATCCTACTATATCCAAGCATAATACAAGTCTCTGGATCTTGCTGCAGCAGAGGTG TCCGGCAAccaatccagtgtttcatgcGAGAACAAAACACATTGAGATTGACTACCATTTCATCAGAGAGTTAGTCAGTTCTGGTTTTCCGCAAGTCAGCTATGTTTCTTCTGCAAATCAGATAGCTGACCTGTTTACAAAGGGATTGGTTCTTTGTGTGTTTCTATCTTTAGCTGGCAAGCTGCTCTATTTACATCAATATCAGCTTGAGTGGGGTTGTAAAGATTCAGAAATGTCTGAATCTTGTTATGTCTGA
- the LOC113318643 gene encoding uncharacterized protein LOC113318643 isoform X2, whose product MSLRDNIYQSSLTSLLGKYRKEIVQEKIYEHQVCRSAVIRVYKLEGGVLWSHVYSLMVIFFIVKRYDLLEIFMIFTEQISQIIANMGKESSKVRIDEYLSIIIIFDRGKLLYDTSSSGYELENRVSHTMLLVWKGKLKSENFLCYPCCCFFDLRAQCINPLSFNISGVHSHGLFRVYLHFSVYQLLQLGPDGDVCFYRFSTQLLKILISDSDQVEFHVFSLVVSLTNLIRSPIKLLRMRLNLVKMPQIGGILGYSYGPRMFDRGKDCGICRSGNYVYDLTLESG is encoded by the exons ATGTCACTGAGGGACAATATATACCAGAGTAGTTTAACCTCTTTGTTGGGTAAATACCGTAAAGAAATTGTTCAAGAGAAGATTTATGAACA TCAAGTCTGTCGTTCAGCAGTGATTAGAGTGTATAAACTAGAAGGTGGTGTTCTTTGGTCCCATGTCTATTCTCTTATGGTGATATTCTTCAttgttaagaggtatgatttacttgaaatatttatgattttcactGAGCAGATTTCTCAAATAATTGCTAACATGGGTAAGGAAAGTTCGAAAGTCAGGATTGATGAATACTTATCCattatcatcatatttgatcgaGGAAAGTTGTTATATGATACAAGTAGTAGTGGTTACGAACTGGAGAATCGTGTCAGCCATACTATGCTCCTCGTATGGAAAGGGAAACTAAAGAGCGAAAATTTTCTCTGTTATCCTTGTTGTTGCTTTTTCGATCTCAGAGCTCAATGCATAAATCCACTTTCGTTCAATATTTCAGGTGTGCACTCTCATGGGTTATTTCGTGTGTATCTTCATTTTTCTGTTTATCAACTGCTGCAGCTAGGTCCTGATGGTGATGTTTGTTTTTATCGATTTTCTACCCAATTGCTTAAAATCTTGATTTCAGATAGTGATCAGGTAGAGTTCCATGTTTTTTCTCTTGTGGTGAgtcttacaaatctcataagaAGCCCTATCAAGCTTCTAAGAATGCGTTTAAATTTAGTGAAAATGCCACAGATAGGTGGTATTCTCGGTTATAGTTATGGTCCAAGGATGTTTGACCGTGGTAAAGATTGTGGAATATGTAGAAGTGGGAATTATGTTTATGATCTAACTCTGGAATCTGG ATAG
- the LOC113318643 gene encoding uncharacterized protein LOC113318643 isoform X3 yields the protein MSLRDNIYQSSLTSLLGKYRKEIVQEKIYEHQVCRSAVIRVYKLEGGVLWSHVYSLMVIFFIVKRYDLLEIFMIFTEQISQIIANMGKESSKVRIDEYLSIIIIFDRGKLLYDTSSSGYELENRVSHTMLLVWKGKLKSENFLCYPCCCFFDLRAQCINPLSFNISDRQCSHGYIETPIDKGHRVTSISTASG from the exons ATGTCACTGAGGGACAATATATACCAGAGTAGTTTAACCTCTTTGTTGGGTAAATACCGTAAAGAAATTGTTCAAGAGAAGATTTATGAACA TCAAGTCTGTCGTTCAGCAGTGATTAGAGTGTATAAACTAGAAGGTGGTGTTCTTTGGTCCCATGTCTATTCTCTTATGGTGATATTCTTCAttgttaagaggtatgatttacttgaaatatttatgattttcactGAGCAGATTTCTCAAATAATTGCTAACATGGGTAAGGAAAGTTCGAAAGTCAGGATTGATGAATACTTATCCattatcatcatatttgatcgaGGAAAGTTGTTATATGATACAAGTAGTAGTGGTTACGAACTGGAGAATCGTGTCAGCCATACTATGCTCCTCGTATGGAAAGGGAAACTAAAGAGCGAAAATTTTCTCTGTTATCCTTGTTGTTGCTTTTTCGATCTCAGAGCTCAATGCATAAATCCACTTTCGTTCAATATTTCAG ATAGGCAATGCTCACATGGCTATATTGAGACTCCAATTGACAAGGGACATCGTGTTACTTCTATAAGTACAGCCTCGGGTTAG